The region ctcttattcacggGAGTCTGGGATGGCTGCACTTGTGATAACGCTGAAcgtaaagtggaatggccttaattttctctgcCTCCACGCATTTGTCTTGCCTTTGTTCTCTTCATCAGTATCTTACAAATATCCTTTTTGTATAAAAGCCACAACATTATGGAAGAGAGACTGTATAATATTGCTGATTATATATAGGAAAGCACATATATGTTCTATGGCCCAAAACCCCCTGGAAAACTAATAATGCTTGTAGTacagctttctttaaaaattcattcacaaAATCTTACTTACAATTATGTCCCCACCCTAATGCCCAAAGCACTAGGAATTACAAACAACAGTTTCCAAGTTGGCTTTATACTTCTGGGCTTCTCTGAATGGCCCCATCTAGAAATGATTCTCTTCTGGATTGTGATCATCTTATACACCATGATCATCCTCTCCAACTCAACCATTATCTTGCTCTCTTATGTGGACCCTCATCTCtacacccccatgtacttctttcttagcaatctttctttcttggatCTCTGCTTCACTACAACTGCTGTGCCCCAGATGTTGTACAATTTGTGGGGGCCAGACAAGAGCATCACCTACACAGGCTGTGTCATCCAACTCTCTGTGTTGCTCTGTCTTGGTGCCACAGAAGGTGTCATGTTGGTGGTGATGGCCTTTGATCGCTATGTAGCTATTTGTCAGCCCCTGCACTATACAATCATCATGCATCATCAGTTCTGTTGGAAGCTGGTGCTCATAGCCTGGATGTCTGGATTGATGGAATCTGTGACCCAATCTCCCATCACATTCCAACTTTCTTTATACACCCACCACCATTTGGATGATTTTATTTGTGAAGTTCCTGCTTTCATACGCCTGGCATGTGGAAATACCTCTGCCATTGAATGGCAAATGACCATCTCTGCTGACCTTTTCACCATTGTGCCAATGGGGTTGATCCTGACTTCTTATGGCTACATAGCTCAAGCCTTAGGTAAAATCCAATCCAAGGATGGAAGGCAGAAGGCCATTGCCACCTGTTCGTCTCATCTCACTGTGGTCCTCATGTTTTATGGGACAGTGGCCATGGTTTATACAGATCCTAAGAATGACTTTGCTTCAAATTATGGCAAGTTATTCACTTTCTTCTACACTTTAGTCACACCATTGTTGAACCCTCTCATCTATACCCTAAGGAACAAAGAAGTGAAGGATGCTCTGCAAAGACTCCTGAGGAAGGGGATGTGTAAATGGAAAAAGTAGAAATTGAtcttttgaacaaaaaaaaaagttgaaaatcatGATGTTCACATGCTCTCCATTAGAGATGCTTTGAATCATTATTTTACAAAAGAGTAATTTTAATATGAAGgcttttttcatattaaaatttcatattttttcatattcatttgtgACTTATCCTTTATTCCTATGATTTTatgtgtcattttgttttaaaaaaaaaatctgtacagaAACAATGCCAGCTTTTTACATATAAGTAACTCAGAATATCTTTGCCTAGGAAGAGACACTATTCTCAGAGTTAACATTTAAAGCAACATAAGCACCATGAACTAGACAGctttagaaatataataaatcatcTGTAATATGTTTTTTAGGAGTATAAAGGACTGTTTATTATGGATTGATTTATGTAGACTTGAATGGAATAAAATTTCCCTGGAGCTTCTCTTGGTCTCTACTACACATacaatgtttcctttttaaatttaactctTAATAACAACTGGAGTATAAGAAAAGTTATGCTAGTTTCAGATATTGtgttattttctccctttttttggaATTTTCACAAGATGAAGCCATGATAGAGAAGTGCCATGGAGACACATGTATTCAGAGGAGATCTCTTATTCCATGAGACACATATATCATTGAATGTCATCCATACTTAAATTAATCTCCACTTGATTACAAATAAGGTAACCAGTCAAAAGTATTTATGTATCtgcaaaattaataatatttaatatttttaaattaataacatttgaaaattatacaAATCAGTATAAAAATTGTCTCATGGTTTCTCTGTTATCTTCTTTGTtatgaaattatacaaaaataacttTGCCTATGTCTAATTAATAT is a window of Vulpes vulpes isolate BD-2025 chromosome 7, VulVul3, whole genome shotgun sequence DNA encoding:
- the LOC112928992 gene encoding olfactory receptor 2H1-like codes for the protein MPKALGITNNSFQVGFILLGFSEWPHLEMILFWIVIILYTMIILSNSTIILLSYVDPHLYTPMYFFLSNLSFLDLCFTTTAVPQMLYNLWGPDKSITYTGCVIQLSVLLCLGATEGVMLVVMAFDRYVAICQPLHYTIIMHHQFCWKLVLIAWMSGLMESVTQSPITFQLSLYTHHHLDDFICEVPAFIRLACGNTSAIEWQMTISADLFTIVPMGLILTSYGYIAQALGKIQSKDGRQKAIATCSSHLTVVLMFYGTVAMVYTDPKNDFASNYGKLFTFFYTLVTPLLNPLIYTLRNKEVKDALQRLLRKGMCKWKK